A window of the Deltaproteobacteria bacterium genome harbors these coding sequences:
- the carA gene encoding glutamine-hydrolyzing carbamoyl-phosphate synthase small subunit — protein MGKFRSLLVLEDGLVFEGRSFGHAGEAIGEIVFNTSMTGYQEILTDPSYKGQIVVMTYPEIGNYGVNTEDVESSHPFVEGFVVRHYNPVPSNFRAREELGSYLKKNKILAIEGIDTRKLTRHLRDYGSKMGIISTKELNTKKLLREVRLAPKMVGRDLVKEVTCKRPYRWTKGVWSLSPRLRGGEGGIHVIAYDFGIKQNILRNLVDAGCHVTVVPASTPAEEVLKKRPDGVFLSNGPGDPEPVTYAVKTIRSLLGKVPLFGICLGHQLLGLALGGKTYKLKFGHHGGNQPVMDLTTRKVEITAQNHGFAVDTDSLKGKAELTHINLNDKTVEGMRLTDLPVFSVQYHPEASPGPHDAHYLFERFINLMKENRI, from the coding sequence ATGGGAAAGTTTAGGAGCCTGCTTGTATTGGAAGATGGTCTCGTTTTTGAGGGACGTTCCTTCGGTCATGCAGGTGAGGCGATTGGCGAGATCGTTTTCAACACGAGCATGACCGGCTACCAGGAGATTCTGACGGACCCATCCTATAAGGGCCAGATCGTCGTCATGACCTATCCGGAGATCGGTAATTACGGGGTCAATACGGAGGATGTCGAGTCCTCACATCCCTTTGTTGAAGGGTTTGTCGTTCGGCACTATAACCCGGTCCCGTCAAACTTCCGGGCAAGAGAGGAGTTGGGATCTTATCTCAAGAAGAATAAGATTCTTGCGATTGAAGGGATCGATACGAGAAAACTGACGAGACATCTGCGGGACTACGGTTCCAAAATGGGGATTATTTCCACAAAAGAACTCAATACAAAAAAACTTTTGAGAGAGGTCCGGTTGGCTCCCAAAATGGTTGGTCGGGACCTCGTGAAAGAGGTGACCTGTAAGAGGCCGTATCGGTGGACAAAGGGGGTGTGGAGTCTCTCCCCCCGTTTAAGGGGGGGTGAGGGGGGGATACATGTCATCGCCTACGACTTCGGCATCAAGCAGAACATCCTCAGAAATCTCGTTGATGCCGGATGCCATGTCACCGTTGTCCCTGCCTCCACGCCAGCAGAAGAGGTCCTCAAAAAGAGACCGGACGGGGTCTTTCTCTCCAACGGACCGGGCGATCCGGAGCCGGTCACCTACGCCGTTAAAACAATCCGATCACTCCTGGGGAAAGTTCCCCTCTTTGGAATCTGCCTGGGGCACCAGCTATTGGGACTCGCCCTTGGGGGGAAGACCTACAAGCTCAAGTTCGGTCATCACGGTGGGAATCAGCCTGTTATGGACCTCACGACAAGAAAGGTGGAGATTACCGCACAAAACCACGGTTTTGCAGTCGACACCGATTCACTGAAGGGTAAGGCCGAACTGACCCATATCAATTTAAACGACAAGACAGTGGAAGGGATGCGACTGACCGACCTGCCGGTTTTTTCCGTCCAATACCATCCTGAGGCGTCACCGGGGCCGCATGATGCCCATTATCTCTTTGAAAGATTTATCAACCTCATGAAGGAGAATCGAATCTGA
- a CDS encoding dihydroorotase, whose translation MNLLIKNGYLIDPANKREGRFDLLIRDGKVKTISQNIKTKADRTIDASGLIVSPGFIDLHTHLREPGYEYKETIRTGTEAAAAGGFSSVVCMANTQPVNDNAVITEYIRNKAREEGRVNLFPLGAISKGLEGKVLSEIGQMAEAGIVGISDDGKTVMNSALMRKALQYAAGFNLLVVTHCEDESLSGEASINEGVVATELGLPGSPNAAEELMVARDIALAELTGAKLHIAHLTTAVGLELVTAAKKRGVRVTCEVTPHHLTLTDESVRDYHRFMKVRPPLRSEADQKALVRGLLNGTIDAIATDHAPHAPFEKEVEFVRAANGIVGLETCLPVCLSLLLKEMGKKKALPLLLEKLSRGPARILQEKNKGNLTPGSADADITLFDPEVDVVIDSSRFKSKARNCPFNGWKLKGKVRYTIVGGEVVYASNGKV comes from the coding sequence ATGAATCTCCTCATTAAAAATGGTTATTTAATAGATCCTGCCAATAAGAGAGAGGGACGTTTTGACCTTCTGATCCGGGACGGCAAGGTCAAGACGATAAGCCAAAACATTAAAACGAAGGCTGACCGAACGATTGATGCAAGTGGTTTGATTGTATCACCCGGATTTATTGATCTTCACACCCATCTTCGGGAACCAGGCTATGAATATAAGGAGACGATCCGAACCGGGACCGAAGCGGCCGCCGCCGGAGGGTTCAGTTCCGTCGTCTGCATGGCCAATACACAGCCAGTCAATGATAATGCGGTTATCACGGAGTATATTCGTAACAAGGCACGCGAAGAGGGAAGGGTGAATCTCTTTCCGCTTGGGGCAATTTCGAAAGGGCTCGAAGGGAAGGTGCTCTCTGAAATCGGTCAGATGGCGGAGGCCGGTATTGTCGGAATTTCAGATGATGGAAAGACAGTGATGAACAGTGCCCTGATGAGGAAGGCGCTGCAATACGCCGCTGGATTTAACCTGCTGGTCGTTACCCACTGTGAAGATGAGTCGCTTTCGGGAGAGGCCTCCATTAATGAAGGGGTTGTCGCAACGGAGTTGGGGCTCCCGGGTTCACCCAATGCCGCTGAAGAATTAATGGTAGCCCGAGATATTGCGCTCGCAGAACTCACGGGGGCCAAACTTCATATTGCTCATCTGACAACGGCTGTCGGTCTGGAACTCGTTACGGCCGCCAAAAAGCGCGGTGTTCGTGTGACCTGCGAGGTAACGCCCCATCATCTCACCCTGACCGATGAGTCTGTCAGGGATTATCATCGCTTTATGAAGGTCCGCCCGCCACTCCGCTCTGAAGCAGATCAAAAGGCGCTTGTCAGGGGATTACTGAACGGCACAATCGATGCGATTGCCACAGATCATGCCCCCCACGCCCCTTTCGAGAAGGAGGTTGAGTTTGTCAGGGCAGCGAATGGAATCGTCGGTCTTGAAACCTGCCTGCCGGTCTGTCTCTCCCTCCTTCTAAAAGAGATGGGGAAGAAGAAGGCACTTCCCCTCTTGCTTGAGAAGTTGAGTCGTGGACCAGCCCGAATCCTGCAGGAGAAGAACAAGGGGAATCTCACCCCCGGCTCCGCAGATGCGGATATCACGCTTTTTGACCCGGAGGTGGATGTTGTTATTGATAGTTCCAGATTTAAGTCAAAGGCAAGAAACTGTCCCTTTAACGGCTGGAAGCTAAAGGGAAAGGTGAGATATACGATTGTGGGAGGAGAGGTCGTTTATGCCTCAAATGGGAAAGTTTAG
- a CDS encoding aspartate carbamoyltransferase catalytic subunit, with amino-acid sequence MKQRPVVRLVKSPPPNKAEGFFLTSSAQRASANRPKDLLGLRDLKAPQITSILDQAVDYKRRLHNENFKATDLAGKTVMNLFFEPSTRTRTSFELAARKLSAQVLNMSPQTSSLSKGESLKDMVENLEAMRPDLLVVRHAASGVPGLIAHYTTAGVVNAGDGSHEHPTQALVDLFTVREILGKISGIRLLIVGDIAYSRVARSNIYGFSKLGAKVTAVGPATLLPPGLEKLGASHVSTDLNKHLREADVIMLLRIQKERQESLNFPSLAEYSRFYGLTSDRLPLLKREALIMHPGPINRGIEIDPEIADNRDKQGPQTIILKQVENATAVRMAVLSLWGGKSRL; translated from the coding sequence GATTGGTTAAGAGCCCTCCGCCTAACAAGGCAGAGGGTTTTTTTTTAACCTCCTCTGCCCAGAGGGCCTCAGCGAACAGGCCTAAGGATTTGCTTGGTTTAAGGGATCTTAAGGCGCCCCAGATCACGTCCATTCTCGATCAGGCCGTCGATTATAAGAGAAGACTTCATAATGAAAATTTTAAGGCGACGGACCTCGCCGGCAAGACAGTCATGAATCTCTTCTTTGAACCGTCAACCCGCACACGAACCTCCTTCGAGTTGGCGGCTAGAAAACTGTCGGCCCAGGTTTTGAATATGTCCCCCCAGACCTCCAGCTTAAGCAAGGGGGAGAGCCTCAAGGATATGGTGGAGAATCTCGAGGCGATGAGGCCGGATCTTCTTGTTGTCAGACACGCGGCAAGCGGTGTCCCCGGTTTGATCGCCCATTACACAACGGCAGGAGTCGTTAATGCGGGAGACGGCTCGCATGAACATCCGACACAAGCCCTTGTGGATCTGTTTACCGTTCGGGAGATCCTTGGCAAGATTTCTGGGATTCGACTCTTGATTGTGGGGGATATCGCCTACAGCCGCGTTGCACGCTCCAATATCTATGGGTTCTCAAAATTGGGGGCCAAGGTAACCGCGGTTGGACCGGCAACCCTTCTGCCTCCCGGTCTTGAAAAGCTCGGGGCCTCTCATGTCTCTACTGATCTGAACAAACATCTCAGAGAAGCCGATGTTATTATGCTGCTCCGAATCCAGAAGGAGAGACAGGAATCGTTAAACTTTCCAAGCCTTGCCGAATACAGCCGTTTTTATGGGCTCACCTCCGATCGTCTCCCCCTTCTCAAGAGGGAGGCGTTGATCATGCACCCAGGTCCTATCAATCGCGGGATTGAGATTGATCCGGAGATTGCCGACAATCGTGACAAACAAGGGCCGCAGACAATCATTCTGAAACAGGTCGAAAATGCCACCGCCGTGCGGATGGCTGTCCTCTCCCTGTGGGGAGGAAAAAGTCGCCTATGA